In Paenibacillus sonchi, the genomic stretch GGCTTGGATAGACCATAGGGCTGATGACATCCACGTTCTTCGATATTTTTACAAAGTCCTGGCCGATTCCTTCAGCAGCAGGCACCGAGGCGGCATACCCGAAAATATCCACCGACACGCGGACACCGAGCGGCCCGAGCTCTGATCTGGCGTATTTGACAAAATCGGAAATAATCTCGACACGCGGCCGCTCGCTTTTGGTATATTTGAGCGTTTCCGCACGTTTTTCGAAGCCTTCGGGGAAGCGCACATAATCGAACTGGATTTCTTTGAAGCCCAGCTTCACAGCCTCTTTGGCAATGTCCACATTGTATTTCCAGACATCCTGGTTATAAGGATTAACGAAGCTGTCCCCGCCTTTGTTCGTCCAGACAGAGCCATTGGCATTTACAAAGGAAAGCTCCGGTTTTTTCTTGGCAAGCACAGAATCTTTGAACACAACAATCCGCGCAATCGGATATACGTCATGTTTTTTCAAGCGGGCCATTAATTGGTTGATGTCCCCGATGAACGGCTGCGGATGGCCCAGCTTCTGAAGTTCGGGGTTATCCGTTTTATATGTGATGTATCCGGCATCGTCCTTAATGTCAATAACCATTGAGTTCAGCTCGGTTTTGTCGAGCAGGTCCAGCAGAGTCGTCATCCGGGAACCGCCGGCACTGTAAGCTGTTACGTAAACACCCTTAATCTTGGGGGCATCCGGCTGGGGATCTGTATGAATAGCAGTGTCTGCTGCTCCGGCAGTCGTGCCCGGTGAAGCCTCTGTCCCAGGCGATGCGCCTGGAGAAGGTGTTGCGGCATTGCCGCCCGCAGTGTTCTGTGATGCGCCAGGATTTGCGGAGTGCTGTGCGGTGATGGTTGGATTCATGGCAGACTGCAGTGCTGCGGCCACATCGGCTTCATGTGCAGGATGCTGAACGCCGACGCCTCCCAGAGCCATCATCAGTAGAGCCCAGGTGATGTTCATTTGTTTATTCTCTCCCTTTATGTACATTCCCTTAAAGTATAAAGGAACGGCGGCGGCCAAAAAGAACAGACTTGTAACAATCCCCGTAATTTTGGTCGTATAATAACCGCTCTTGTTGTTTATAAACGGGATGCACCGATTCTAAACGCTGTACTTAAAAAGTAAATGCCGCCCGGGTCCGGCACGTGGCCGAATCCAAAGCGGCAGCTATCCAAAACTGATTTCCAAGCGGCTTGCTTATTGAAGATACGCAGAATTCTGATGCTCGCAAATGCTGTAATGGATAATATCCATAGCATCCTCCGGTTCAAGAATACTTAGACCGTCACGCAGAACAATTACGGAATTCAATTCATCCTGCTTCAGAAAAGGTATCATATCCGGATACCATCTCATGACGATTGCTGACAGTTTTACCGTTTCCATTTCCACAACAATCACCCTTTCCTTTTTCGAATAGTGCTGAATTGAAATTCAGGTTCATCGGAAAACGAAGTGCCAGGAAAAAAGAGGGTAAATCACAATCTTCATGAAATTTGTAAGGTCCTGCGTGACTCTAATATATCACAATTTTGAGGCAGGCGCATTTTTTCGGGAGCCTATCTTTTGCGGAAGGAGCCCATAACCCCGACCGTCTCTACAATGTTCACAAAAGCCTGGGGATCACTGTTCTTGATAATCCGCTTGAGCTCAGCAAGCTCATAACGTGTCGTTACTGTCATTAGCATGTCCCGTTCGATATGAGAATAAGCGCCTTCGGTTTTAATTTTTGTAACGCCGCGCTGAAGCACCAGCAGCTGTTTCAGCAGTTCATCCGTCCGGGTTGTTACAATATATACGGTAACTTTGATATGGCTGATGTGAATGAGATCCACTACTCTGCCGGAGACGTAAATGGAAACCATAGAAGCCAGAGCTAAATTCCAGTTGTTGTCAAAATAGGCTGCGGCAAGGATGACGAGGGCATTCATTCCCACAAGGACGTTGCCTATTGGAAAATCGCGGTATCGTGTGATGATGGACCCCAGGATATCAAATCCTCCGGAAGAGCCGCCAACCCGGAAAGAGACACCGGCGCCCACACCCACAAGCACTCCGCCAAAAACCGAGGCCAGCAGCATGTCCGAAGCTACGGTTGTTGTTGGAATGAGGGCCATCAGCCAGGTAGTTGCACCTACCGACAGAATGCTCATAACGATAAATCTCCGGCCCAGCTGAAACCAGCCAGCAACCAGCAAAGGCACATTGAACAGCAGGTAGAGCAAACTAATGTTAAACGGAGTAAAGTAACCAACAAGCATGGCGAGCCCTGAGACTCCTCCGCTCAGCAGCCTGTGAGGGATCAAAAACAGATTGAAGCCGCATGCAATCATCGCTGAACCGAAGATAACCGCAAGGTAATTGCCGATTTGTTTTAGTTTTAACAAGCCAATTCACCTCTGACACGTAATGTAAGTAATGAAAGAAAGGAATACACTGGTATTCCTGATCGGGTTTGTGATATAATGTATAGGATATTCTTGAGTAGAACGTTACAATGGTATTTTTGCATTGATTAGGAATGCAATGTACAATTGTTCAGGCGCATTCAAGTGGCCTGATCTTAGGACATCTTTTGGTCCCAATGCGAGCTAAACCATGCAGAGAATCCGGCATGATTGGACAGCCTATAAATGTGTTTACCGCTACTTAAGAATACAGACAAGCATGTGGAATGTCCACTGTATAGAAGGAGCATGAATAATTTGAAAACATTCGCAGAATTCGGCCTGGAGCCAAAAGTGCTTCAAGCAATCACAGAGCTTGGATTTGAGGAAGCAACACCCATTCAGGAGCAGGCGATTCCGATTGCGTTGACCGGATCGGATCTTATCGGCCAGGCGCAGACCGGTACAGGTAAAACCGCTGCTTTCGGGATTCCCCTCATCTCCAAAATCGCCCGGGAAGAAGAGAAAATCCTTGCACTTGTCATGACGCCGACACGTGAGCTTGCGATTCAGGTAGCTGAGGAAATCGGCAAATTGACCCGCTTCAAAGGACTCCGCTCCCTGGCCATTTACGGCGGGCAGGATATCGGCCGCCAGATCCGCGGCCTGAAGAAGAGACCGCAGATCATCATCGGTACACCTGGACGGCTTCTGGACCACATTAACCGCAAAACCATCCGCCTCGATGATGTCCAGACCATTGTGCTGGACGAAGCTGACGAAATGCTGGATATGGGCTTCATGGAAGACATCCAGACGATTCTCAAGCTTGTACCGGAAGAACGCCAGACCATGCTGTTCTCAGCTACAATGCCTCCTAACATTCAACGTCTTGCCCAGCAGTTCCTGAAGAATCCGCAGCATGTTTCCGTAATCCCGAAACAAATCAGCGCACCTCTGATTGACCAGGCTTATATTGAGGTTCCTGAGCGCCAGAAGTTCGAAGCTCTGAGCCGCCTGATTGACATGGAATCCCCTGATTTGGCGATCGTATTCGGCCGCACCAAACGCCGGGTTGACGAGCTGGCTGAAGGATTGCAAAAACGCGGTTATTCCGCAGACGGGCTGCATGGCGACTTGTCCCAGAATCAGCGGGATGCCGTAATGCGCAAATTCCGTGACGGCAGCATAGATGTGCTTGTTGCTACAGACGTTGCAGCCCGCGGACTCGACGTTTCCGGTGTAACTCATGTTATCAACTTTGACCTGCCGCAGGATCCTGAGAGCTATGTACACCGTATCGGCCGTACAGGCCGTGCCGGCAAGGAAGGGACTGCCTGGTCTTTCGTGACCCCGCGCGAGATGGATCACCTGCATCTGATTGAACGTGTTACGCGTCACCGTATTACCCGCAAACCGCTGCCGACAATGGCTGAGGCTATCGAAGGCAAGCAGCGCATTACTGCTGAACGTTTGCTGGCAATGGTTGAAGGCGGCGGCGAGCTGAACGAATACAAAGGCATCGCCATTCAGCTTCTGGAGCAATATGATTCAGTTCAACTGCTGACAGCGGCTATGAAGCTGCTTACCGGCGACACCAAGGATGCCCAGGTTGAATTGACACCGGAAGATCCGATCCGTGTCAAACGCCGTGGCGGCAAGAATGACATCCGCAGCGGACGCAAGCCGAACGGCGGATATGGCGGCAACCGCACAGGTTCCGGAAGCGGCGGCGGATACCGTGGCAACCGTGATAATGCGAGCGGCGGCAGCCGTGGCGGTTACAGCAGTGGATACGGCAGCGGCAGCGGCGGATATGGCGGCGGCTACAAAGGCAACCGTGATTCCGGTGCAGGCCGTGATGGCGGTGCTGGACGCAGCGGGGACCGCAAACCCTACACACGTCCAAGCAGCACAAGCACACGTCCGGCTAAGCGCGATGATTACGATATCTAATCAGCAGCACAGCTGACACAAGAAGACGAGCGGCCGCAAGGCGCCCTCGTCTTCTTTTTGCTTGCTTGATTTAGACGAAAGTGCGAGTGATGATGACAAGCAGAATGAAGAGGACAAGAATCGTGCCTGTCGAAGTAAACGGATTACAACAAGGTGAAGACATGAGGTCAACCTCCTTCAGAAATGGTAATTTTGTGGTTACGATTCTAATATATGGACTCATCTCCAAGACTGCTTAGACATTGACCCAGAATCGTAAACTTGGGCGCTGGAAAAGTCCGGGTCAAATAGGGTATAGTTAAGATACGCAGTATGCGCGAGACAGACAGGAGGAAGGGAATTGGAGTTTAAGGGAGCAATGGGCGGTTTATACCGCATCACGGAGTGGATATCACGTATTGCCTTCAGCAATATTTTGTGGGCGCTATGTTCGATTCCGTTTCTGTTTATCGCAGTGACAAAAATGATCATGCTGGGTTCGGGAGCAGGGGGACCCAATGAACAGATCACACTCAACTGGGTACTTGGCATTTTGGCACCTTTCACTGTTTTTCCGGCAACGGCAGCGTTGTTTACCGTTGTGCGCAAATGGGTGATGGGCAATACGGATGTCAGCACATTCCGCACTTTTTTTCAGGGGTACAAAGAGAACTATTTGAAGAGCATGCTTGGAGGCGGTATCTATACCCTGCTGACTGTCATTATGTACGTGGATGTAACCGTATATATGACGCAGATGGCCAATTTTAAAATTGTGGGCATTCTAATGCTGGTGCTGATGATTATTTTGTTCGTCTCTATGTTTAATTTCTTCTCGATTGTGGTTCATTATCAAATGACCTTCAAGGAAGTGGTGACCAATTCGATTCTGCTGACCATCGCACGGCCGATTCGAGTGTTCTCGACACTTATTGGTGCAGCGGTTCTCGTCTATATAGGTCTGCGGTATCCGGTGCTTTATGCGATCTGTATTCCGACACTGGTTTCGATGCTGGCCTTCTTTAATTTCTATGCCACATACAACAAGCTTCAAGAGCAGGTGGAGAAGAAGAAACAAGAGGAAGAACTGGCTGCCTTGGAGGCTGCGGAGAAAGAAGCCGATGATGACGATGATCAGTCAGAAGATGAGAGCGATAAAGATCTCAAGCGCATCTAAGATGGCGAGACAGAAGCTGTGATTAGAGATTGGATTTTGATTCCGGTGTTAATTAAAGCGCATACAGGTTTACTTTTTCGTCAAAACGCAATATAATATGTGTAATTCCTGCGATGTTCGTTACGGTTGCTCGTTGTTTTGAACCAATGATAATGTCTTGGGAGATCTACATGAAGCGCAGCTGAACAGCCCTGTCTATACGACCTGGGGAATTCAAAAACGACTTCTGCGGTCACCCACCTGCTCTAGCAGGTTCAGAAGACACTGTAGCCGGACGGCATAGGCGGGTTTTTCTACTGTTATTGACAAGGTACCCTGTTTTCCCGCTTGGCTGCGGATACGGGGTGCCTTTTTGTGTATAGTATCAATTATTGAAAGTGAGCAATGCCCTTTTGTTCCGGGGATAAGAATGTTACACTTAGACTATTGAACTTGGGATTTGAAGAGGGGGAAGTATTTTGTCGTTGAAAAGAACCTTGGTCGGTTTATTTCGCAGTCATGACGGTACAAGCGACCGTGCAAAAGACCCTGCATTAAAGACGCGTTACTACAATCTTTCCAGAGACAAAGCGTGGGATGAAGTATCCTCGACGCTGAAGAAGATTCCTGGTTACAAAGTCCTGCATGAAGTGGAGTCCGTAGGGGAAATCACCTTGGAAAAAAGAACAGGCTTCGGCCGGACGCTGGACATTACCGTGTCCGTGTTGAACACTTCGCCGGTTCGCTGTGCGGTTGATATCTATTCCGCATCCAGAGGATCGCTCGGAGACCTGGGAGCCAATTACCGTGTTATTCAACGCTTATATCAGTCACTGGATAAGAAGCTCGGCAAATATAAAGTGGACTGAGGAACACAGCATTCTATTGTTCTTGGATTGTATGCGGTTTCGGGTGTTCTTCGAACAATCTTTGGTATCGCCTAATAAACAAAAAGCGGGAGAAGGATGACCTTCTGCCGCTTTTTTACACAGATTCGAGTGTATTCGCTGAAATATTTGTCTAACTGCTGTGTTACAGCAGTTCTTTTACAGCTGCTACAGCAGCTTCATAGTTCGGGTGCTCAGCCATCTCAGCCAGATATTCTACATAGGCAACGGTATCATTTTTGTCGATAACGAAGATGGAACGCATATCGAGGCGGAATTCCTTGATCAGGACCCCATAGGCCAGTCCAAAAGAAGCGTCTTTATGGTCAGACAGGGTAATGACCCGGTCAATGCCGGCAGCGCCGCACCAGCGGGCTTGGGCGAAAGGGAGGTCCATACTGATGGTGAGTATGACCACATCGTCACCAAGTTCTGCAGCTTCTGTATTGAAGCGGCGGGTCTGCGCATCGCATACACCGGTATCCAGAGAAGGCACAACGCTGATCAGCTTGATTTTACCGGCATAATCGCTGAGGGACGCGTCTTCCAAAAGATTCTTGCTTACCACAAAACCGGGCGCGGTATCGCCGGCTTTCAGCTCTGGCCCTACGAGAGTAATGGGGTTGCCCTTGAAAGTGGCTGCACCTGTTCTTTCTTGCGTCATATCCTTGTTTCCTCCTTGAATGGTATGATTGGATTCTTACTGCCACAATAAATTATAATCTTTTTAGAAGCTTAATGTCCAACGGGGACACATTATGATACATAAGGGATGGTGCTATGATCTTTATAAGGTATGAGAAATGGAAAGGATACATCCGCTATTATCCGGTGACTTGTATCCTGATTCTGCTGAATGTGCTGATGTTCATTGTGCTTACCGCCAACGGCGGCTCGACCAATCTGGAAACATTATTGAAATACGGGGCTACGCTGAATGCCGGTCCGGAAATGGACGAGATGTGGCGTTATGTGACGGCGACCTTTTTGCATAACGGATTTGCCCATTTATTTTTTAACTGCTTTGCGCTTCTGGTGTTTGCTCCGCCGCTTGAGCGGCTGATGGGCTGGTGGCGTTATGCGCTGCTCTACATGGCCGGCGGCTACATTGCCAATTATCTGTCCGTGGTCTTCAGCAGCCGTTCGGTTGAGGATGTGGCTACAGTCTCTGTAGGCGCGTCAGGTGCAATTTATGCCGTCTACGGCGCGTTTCTCTATATTGCCCTCCTGCAGAGAGGAATGATGGACGAGAACTCGCGTAAGACACTTTACGGCCTACTGGTGATTGG encodes the following:
- a CDS encoding YesL family protein yields the protein MEFKGAMGGLYRITEWISRIAFSNILWALCSIPFLFIAVTKMIMLGSGAGGPNEQITLNWVLGILAPFTVFPATAALFTVVRKWVMGNTDVSTFRTFFQGYKENYLKSMLGGGIYTLLTVIMYVDVTVYMTQMANFKIVGILMLVLMIILFVSMFNFFSIVVHYQMTFKEVVTNSILLTIARPIRVFSTLIGAAVLVYIGLRYPVLYAICIPTLVSMLAFFNFYATYNKLQEQVEKKKQEEELAALEAAEKEADDDDDQSEDESDKDLKRI
- a CDS encoding DUF1499 domain-containing protein yields the protein MSLKRTLVGLFRSHDGTSDRAKDPALKTRYYNLSRDKAWDEVSSTLKKIPGYKVLHEVESVGEITLEKRTGFGRTLDITVSVLNTSPVRCAVDIYSASRGSLGDLGANYRVIQRLYQSLDKKLGKYKVD
- the tpx gene encoding thiol peroxidase, coding for MTQERTGAATFKGNPITLVGPELKAGDTAPGFVVSKNLLEDASLSDYAGKIKLISVVPSLDTGVCDAQTRRFNTEAAELGDDVVILTISMDLPFAQARWCGAAGIDRVITLSDHKDASFGLAYGVLIKEFRLDMRSIFVIDKNDTVAYVEYLAEMAEHPNYEAAVAAVKELL
- a CDS encoding YjcZ family sporulation protein, with protein sequence MSSPCCNPFTSTGTILVLFILLVIITRTFV
- a CDS encoding DEAD/DEAH box helicase translates to MKTFAEFGLEPKVLQAITELGFEEATPIQEQAIPIALTGSDLIGQAQTGTGKTAAFGIPLISKIAREEEKILALVMTPTRELAIQVAEEIGKLTRFKGLRSLAIYGGQDIGRQIRGLKKRPQIIIGTPGRLLDHINRKTIRLDDVQTIVLDEADEMLDMGFMEDIQTILKLVPEERQTMLFSATMPPNIQRLAQQFLKNPQHVSVIPKQISAPLIDQAYIEVPERQKFEALSRLIDMESPDLAIVFGRTKRRVDELAEGLQKRGYSADGLHGDLSQNQRDAVMRKFRDGSIDVLVATDVAARGLDVSGVTHVINFDLPQDPESYVHRIGRTGRAGKEGTAWSFVTPREMDHLHLIERVTRHRITRKPLPTMAEAIEGKQRITAERLLAMVEGGGELNEYKGIAIQLLEQYDSVQLLTAAMKLLTGDTKDAQVELTPEDPIRVKRRGGKNDIRSGRKPNGGYGGNRTGSGSGGGYRGNRDNASGGSRGGYSSGYGSGSGGYGGGYKGNRDSGAGRDGGAGRSGDRKPYTRPSSTSTRPAKRDDYDI
- a CDS encoding rhomboid family intramembrane serine protease, encoding MIFIRYEKWKGYIRYYPVTCILILLNVLMFIVLTANGGSTNLETLLKYGATLNAGPEMDEMWRYVTATFLHNGFAHLFFNCFALLVFAPPLERLMGWWRYALLYMAGGYIANYLSVVFSSRSVEDVATVSVGASGAIYAVYGAFLYIALLQRGMMDENSRKTLYGLLVIGSIMSFANPYVNWMAHLSGLAAGFFLYGLIIRIFKRSRR
- a CDS encoding putative glycoside hydrolase; translation: MNITWALLMMALGGVGVQHPAHEADVAAALQSAMNPTITAQHSANPGASQNTAGGNAATPSPGASPGTEASPGTTAGAADTAIHTDPQPDAPKIKGVYVTAYSAGGSRMTTLLDLLDKTELNSMVIDIKDDAGYITYKTDNPELQKLGHPQPFIGDINQLMARLKKHDVYPIARIVVFKDSVLAKKKPELSFVNANGSVWTNKGGDSFVNPYNQDVWKYNVDIAKEAVKLGFKEIQFDYVRFPEGFEKRAETLKYTKSERPRVEIISDFVKYARSELGPLGVRVSVDIFGYAASVPAAEGIGQDFVKISKNVDVISPMVYPSHYSTGWFDVKDPDKNPYATIKGSMVDTHKKLDPLGSYKPIIRPWIQDFTASWLGSGHYVKYGKQQVEDQIRALKEKNVDEFLLWNANNRYTAGVDYGK
- a CDS encoding YitT family protein — translated: MLKLKQIGNYLAVIFGSAMIACGFNLFLIPHRLLSGGVSGLAMLVGYFTPFNISLLYLLFNVPLLVAGWFQLGRRFIVMSILSVGATTWLMALIPTTTVASDMLLASVFGGVLVGVGAGVSFRVGGSSGGFDILGSIITRYRDFPIGNVLVGMNALVILAAAYFDNNWNLALASMVSIYVSGRVVDLIHISHIKVTVYIVTTRTDELLKQLLVLQRGVTKIKTEGAYSHIERDMLMTVTTRYELAELKRIIKNSDPQAFVNIVETVGVMGSFRKR